Proteins from a single region of Desulfurispira natronophila:
- the ahcY gene encoding adenosylhomocysteinase: MSFNDYKVADIALADFGRREIEIAEKEMPGLMALRQKYCSQKPLQGARIAGCIHMTIQTAVLIETLLELGAEVRWSSCNIYSTQDHAAAAMAAAGVPVFAWKGETEEEYWWCIHQTIKGPDNWLPNLLLDDGGDLTEVIHRDYDSLCPDIKGVSEETTTGVHRLYQMLERGELKFPAINVNDSVTKSKFDNLYGCRESLADGIKRATDVMVAGKVVVICGYGDVGKGCADAMRGLGARVIVTEIDPICALQAAMEGYQVTTMEEAASMGDIFVTATGCCDVITGTHMQAMKDHAILCNIGHFDSEIGMRYLEDASNNIQEISIKPQVDKFVFPDGKALIVLARGRLVNLGCATGHPSFVMSNSFSNQVLAQMTLWNDQYNLGVYTLPKKLDEEVAAAHLEQLGVKLTTLTSAQAEYLGISQAGPFKPEHYRY; the protein is encoded by the coding sequence ATGAGCTTCAACGACTACAAGGTAGCCGATATAGCCCTGGCGGATTTTGGACGCCGTGAGATTGAAATAGCAGAAAAAGAGATGCCGGGCCTTATGGCCTTGCGCCAAAAGTACTGCAGTCAAAAGCCTCTGCAAGGCGCCCGCATTGCCGGCTGTATCCACATGACCATTCAGACTGCCGTACTGATTGAAACCCTGCTGGAGCTGGGGGCAGAGGTCCGCTGGTCATCGTGCAACATTTATTCCACCCAGGATCACGCCGCCGCCGCCATGGCAGCAGCTGGCGTTCCGGTTTTCGCCTGGAAGGGCGAGACTGAGGAGGAGTACTGGTGGTGTATCCATCAGACCATCAAAGGTCCCGATAACTGGCTTCCCAACTTGTTGCTGGATGATGGCGGTGATCTTACCGAAGTTATTCACCGGGATTACGACAGCCTGTGCCCTGATATCAAGGGCGTTTCTGAGGAAACCACCACTGGAGTTCACCGCCTTTACCAGATGCTTGAGCGTGGCGAACTAAAATTCCCCGCGATTAACGTCAACGACTCCGTTACCAAGTCAAAATTCGACAATCTTTACGGCTGTCGCGAGTCCCTGGCGGATGGCATCAAGCGTGCTACCGACGTGATGGTGGCGGGTAAAGTGGTTGTCATATGCGGCTATGGAGACGTGGGCAAAGGCTGCGCTGACGCTATGCGAGGCCTGGGAGCACGGGTCATTGTTACGGAAATAGATCCAATCTGTGCCTTGCAGGCCGCTATGGAAGGCTACCAGGTCACCACTATGGAGGAGGCTGCCTCCATGGGAGATATATTTGTCACTGCCACCGGCTGCTGCGACGTTATCACCGGCACCCACATGCAGGCCATGAAAGACCACGCTATTCTGTGCAATATTGGACACTTTGACTCTGAAATCGGTATGCGCTACCTGGAAGATGCCAGCAACAACATCCAGGAAATCAGTATCAAACCTCAGGTAGACAAGTTTGTTTTTCCTGACGGCAAAGCCCTGATAGTACTGGCCAGAGGGCGTCTGGTTAACCTGGGCTGTGCTACCGGGCACCCATCATTTGTTATGAGCAACTCTTTTTCTAATCAGGTGCTGGCTCAGATGACCCTGTGGAATGACCAGTACAATCTGGGCGTATACACCCTCCCGAAAAAGCTTGACGAAGAAGTAGCTGCTGCACATCTTGAGCAGCTGGGGGTAAAGCTCACCACCCTGACCAGCGCACAGGCAGAGTACCTGGGCATATCCCAGGCCGGTCCGTTTAAGCCGGAACACTACCGCTACTAA
- a CDS encoding rod shape-determining protein MreB, which yields MEAPLIFDALVGIFSRDLAIDLGTANTLVYCNGEVISEPSVVAIDERTKHVLAVGKEAKEMLGRTPGSITAIRPMKDGVIADFEVTEAMLKYFIQKVHNRKTLVSPRIVICIPSGITQVEKRAVKDSARQAGAREVYLMEEPMAAAIGADLPIQDPSGNMIVDIGGGTTEVAVISLSGIVYAKSLRIAGDEMDDAIVQHIRKKHNLLIGYRTSEMIKIEIGSAYDIFETPLTMAVKGRDLVTGIPKHVEVSSDEIREALSETVNTIVDTIKVTLEKTPPELAADIVDKGIMLAGGGSLVRGLDIMIREATNLPVSIAEDPLTAVVRGVGKALDNINLLKDISVD from the coding sequence ATGGAGGCTCCCTTGATATTTGATGCACTCGTTGGAATTTTCTCACGTGACCTTGCGATAGATCTGGGAACGGCCAACACCCTTGTCTACTGTAACGGTGAAGTTATCAGCGAACCCAGCGTGGTGGCTATTGACGAGCGCACCAAACATGTGCTGGCTGTAGGCAAAGAGGCCAAAGAAATGCTGGGCCGAACTCCCGGCAGCATAACCGCCATCCGTCCCATGAAGGATGGTGTTATTGCTGATTTTGAAGTGACCGAAGCTATGCTGAAGTACTTCATCCAGAAGGTTCACAATCGCAAGACCCTGGTCAGCCCCCGCATCGTCATCTGCATTCCCAGTGGCATTACCCAGGTGGAAAAGCGCGCTGTCAAGGACAGCGCCCGACAGGCGGGAGCCAGAGAGGTCTATTTGATGGAAGAGCCTATGGCCGCAGCCATTGGCGCCGATCTGCCCATCCAGGACCCTAGCGGTAACATGATTGTTGATATTGGAGGCGGTACCACAGAGGTAGCGGTAATATCCCTTTCGGGCATCGTCTACGCCAAAAGCCTGCGCATTGCCGGTGACGAAATGGATGACGCGATTGTTCAGCATATCCGCAAGAAGCACAACCTGCTCATTGGCTATCGCACCTCCGAGATGATTAAAATTGAAATCGGCTCCGCTTACGATATATTCGAAACCCCACTGACCATGGCGGTCAAGGGGCGCGATCTGGTGACCGGTATTCCCAAACACGTGGAGGTCTCTTCCGACGAAATTCGCGAGGCATTGAGCGAAACCGTCAACACCATAGTTGACACGATCAAGGTGACGCTGGAAAAGACTCCCCCGGAGCTGGCAGCAGACATCGTGGACAAGGGTATCATGTTGGCCGGCGGTGGCTCCCTGGTGCGCGGACTGGATATTATGATTCGCGAAGCCACCAACCTCCCCGTGTCTATTGCTGAGGACCCCCTGACTGCTGTTGTGCGGGGTGTAGGCAAAGCACTGGACAACATCAACCTGCTTAAGGATATTTCTGTAGATTAA
- a CDS encoding ATP-dependent DNA helicase, producing the protein MSSASLQSPPDITTCFSAEGPLAKALDGFRHRPEQLRMAQCVKHTLDEKHSSIIEAGTGTGKSLAYLVPAISYCLKSQVRLVVSTNTINLQEQLIEKDLPIVHQLGFEFRAALVKGRGNYLCQRKLDNLPVADTPLLLADEAQKAFDALFAWLATTTTGSLNEMDFTLPAGVWEEVCSETDTCLNGKCPYYRDCFFFSARREAYEAQVLVVNHALLCSDLGMRLQGDDHSGIIPAYAVAILDEAHNLEDVASTHLGFRFHYLGFLKNLGRIYFQRGDREGGKLIGFMRRVSRQELPADDHDSLMQRLGHLRGRISAFSSRVQNLGQQVIEDLYGQHHRRLRQVDDYSQLLLDFIFCCTEDGRQLLEQMRSALGLAKILLEDDELLQELQAYHGRLESSLDALEQFLRCDDTTHVRWSEGNRKTFSLISAPLEVGEVLQEALFARVNSTIMTSATLTVNRSFNYLTRRLQFHPQHKLALESPFDYNSNCALVLPRFPDYQDEGIFQHHFHTLMEQTVATIGGGIFVLCTSYRRMQKLAQQTARLSELCGITVYTQGEMPRGELLNRFRQDPAGVLFGVASFWEGVDVQGAALQCVIIEKLPFPVPDDPLFQARCEALQANGIQPFWNLSVPKAVIRLKQGFGRLIRHHSDRGTCIICDTRLLNRRYGTTFLRSLPTTKHVSCEIHEVPQYLLK; encoded by the coding sequence ATGTCTTCTGCCTCTCTGCAGTCACCTCCTGATATTACCACCTGCTTTTCCGCCGAGGGTCCTCTGGCAAAAGCGCTGGACGGTTTTCGCCACCGGCCGGAACAATTGCGCATGGCACAATGCGTCAAGCACACCCTTGACGAAAAGCACAGCTCTATCATTGAGGCTGGGACTGGCACTGGCAAATCCCTGGCTTACCTGGTGCCAGCCATAAGCTACTGTTTGAAATCGCAGGTGCGACTGGTGGTTTCCACCAATACCATCAACTTGCAGGAGCAGTTGATAGAGAAAGATCTGCCTATTGTGCACCAACTGGGATTTGAGTTTCGAGCTGCCTTGGTTAAGGGGCGGGGAAACTATCTTTGCCAGCGCAAGCTGGACAATCTGCCAGTTGCCGATACACCCTTGCTCCTGGCTGACGAAGCCCAAAAAGCCTTCGATGCACTTTTTGCGTGGCTTGCCACTACCACCACCGGCAGCCTGAACGAAATGGACTTTACTTTGCCTGCCGGAGTTTGGGAGGAAGTGTGCAGCGAAACCGACACCTGCCTCAATGGAAAATGTCCGTACTACCGGGACTGCTTTTTTTTCAGCGCCCGCCGCGAAGCCTATGAAGCCCAGGTGCTTGTGGTCAACCATGCACTGCTTTGCAGTGACCTGGGAATGCGCCTGCAGGGCGATGATCACTCGGGAATCATCCCTGCCTATGCCGTAGCCATACTGGACGAAGCCCACAATCTTGAAGACGTGGCCAGCACCCACCTTGGTTTTCGTTTTCACTATCTGGGTTTTTTGAAAAATCTGGGCCGAATCTACTTTCAGCGTGGCGACCGGGAAGGTGGCAAGTTGATTGGCTTTATGCGTCGCGTAAGTCGACAGGAACTTCCCGCCGATGATCACGACAGCTTGATGCAACGCCTGGGGCACCTGCGAGGTCGCATCAGTGCATTCTCTTCCCGCGTACAGAACCTTGGGCAACAGGTAATAGAGGACTTATATGGGCAGCATCATCGCCGGCTGCGCCAGGTCGACGACTACTCCCAGCTCCTATTGGACTTTATTTTTTGTTGCACAGAGGATGGCCGGCAACTTCTGGAGCAAATGCGCAGTGCCCTCGGGCTGGCTAAAATTCTGCTGGAAGATGACGAACTCCTGCAGGAGCTGCAGGCCTACCACGGACGACTGGAAAGCTCACTGGATGCTCTGGAGCAGTTCCTGCGTTGCGACGACACCACTCATGTGCGCTGGAGCGAGGGCAACCGCAAAACTTTCTCCCTGATCAGCGCCCCACTGGAAGTGGGTGAGGTGCTCCAGGAAGCTCTCTTTGCCCGCGTCAACTCCACCATCATGACCAGCGCTACCCTCACGGTAAACCGCTCATTCAACTACCTGACCCGCCGACTTCAGTTTCACCCTCAACACAAGCTGGCACTTGAGAGCCCATTTGACTATAACAGCAACTGTGCCCTGGTGTTGCCACGCTTTCCCGATTATCAGGACGAAGGTATATTTCAACACCACTTTCACACCCTCATGGAGCAAACGGTCGCTACCATTGGCGGCGGCATCTTTGTTTTGTGCACATCCTATCGGCGCATGCAAAAGCTGGCACAGCAAACCGCCCGACTCAGCGAACTCTGCGGTATTACCGTTTACACTCAAGGTGAAATGCCCCGCGGAGAGTTACTTAACCGCTTCCGGCAGGATCCCGCCGGCGTTCTCTTTGGGGTTGCATCCTTCTGGGAAGGGGTTGATGTTCAGGGGGCTGCCCTGCAGTGTGTCATTATTGAAAAGCTTCCCTTTCCCGTTCCTGATGACCCCCTTTTTCAAGCTCGCTGCGAGGCCCTGCAGGCTAATGGCATACAGCCCTTCTGGAACCTCTCTGTCCCCAAGGCCGTGATACGGCTCAAGCAGGGATTTGGCCGCCTCATTCGCCATCACAGTGACCGGGGGACTTGCATAATTTGTGACACGCGGCTCCTTAATCGGCGTTATGGAACCACTTTTTTGCGTTCCCTTCCGACGACAAAACATGTATCCTGTGAAATTCATGAGGTACCCCAATACCTTTTGAAGTAG
- a CDS encoding HD-GYP domain-containing protein yields the protein MRIIPVDKLEVDMVMGEQIEVAGQIMLNRGAVLTQPYIDKLQHMGLTHVTIDDSQSQDIELETTISADTHRRGTKVVAQAFYDTQEVLESIREEVKGSAEEALEHSKFTDYMKNSPAFQAIIDYTRSLLEEILNSSGGIALNSIKQHDSRMFQHAIDVTAMAISLGRELNLPERHLEDLAYGTILHDIGKIMIPKSIISKSINDLSRQELALLRTHSLLGRRMMLNNSRISQRIRAVTVVTQHHEYHDGSGFPYGLKGSSETWSSDDTKHFSGISHLAEIANIVNTFDTLTSDHLCLAEPLGYLDAAYVMVNRLYNRFHPAYLDAFLRILTIFPPGSNIQIPSGRYQGYLGTVVRTSSEDRLSPFVRLFFDDKRNKLEVPIDLDMAAEQDVSMKRRSAADLDVLEFNLL from the coding sequence ATGCGAATTATTCCAGTAGACAAGCTTGAAGTCGACATGGTTATGGGTGAGCAGATTGAAGTGGCCGGGCAAATTATGCTTAACCGCGGTGCTGTTCTCACTCAGCCCTATATCGATAAACTGCAGCATATGGGATTGACCCATGTGACGATTGATGATTCCCAGAGTCAGGATATCGAGCTGGAGACGACAATCAGTGCAGACACCCATCGCCGGGGTACCAAGGTGGTGGCGCAAGCTTTTTACGACACCCAGGAAGTACTGGAATCTATTCGCGAAGAGGTTAAAGGTTCGGCGGAAGAGGCGCTGGAGCACAGCAAATTTACCGACTACATGAAGAATTCTCCTGCCTTTCAGGCAATTATCGACTACACGCGCAGCTTGCTGGAAGAAATTCTCAACTCCTCAGGCGGCATTGCTCTCAATAGCATCAAACAGCATGACAGTCGCATGTTTCAGCATGCCATTGATGTTACTGCCATGGCCATTTCGCTGGGACGCGAATTAAACCTTCCAGAGCGGCATCTGGAGGATCTGGCTTACGGTACGATTCTCCACGATATTGGCAAAATCATGATCCCGAAATCTATCATAAGTAAATCCATAAATGACCTGTCACGGCAAGAGCTGGCACTTCTGCGCACCCATTCGCTGCTTGGGCGGCGCATGATGCTGAACAATTCCCGCATATCCCAGCGCATCCGTGCCGTGACCGTGGTGACCCAGCACCACGAGTACCACGATGGTAGTGGCTTTCCGTATGGCCTCAAGGGATCCAGTGAAACATGGTCCAGTGACGACACCAAGCACTTTAGTGGCATTTCCCATCTGGCAGAAATCGCCAATATCGTCAATACGTTCGACACCCTCACCAGCGACCACCTTTGCCTGGCAGAACCGCTGGGTTACCTGGATGCCGCTTACGTAATGGTCAATCGTCTCTACAACCGATTTCATCCTGCTTATCTGGACGCATTCTTGCGTATTCTTACCATCTTTCCCCCAGGCTCCAACATTCAGATTCCCTCCGGCCGGTACCAGGGGTATTTGGGCACAGTTGTGCGAACCAGCTCCGAGGATCGTCTGAGCCCGTTTGTGCGTCTGTTTTTCGATGACAAGCGTAATAAGCTTGAGGTTCCCATCGACCTGGACATGGCTGCTGAGCAAGATGTCAGCATGAAGCGCAGGAGCGCGGCAGACCTGGATGTTTTGGAATTTAACCTGCTGTAA
- a CDS encoding AEC family transporter — MSNLALIIICFVAGAALRHFGKVPDNGPGTLNAFIIHVSLPAMVLLQIHRLELDTALLFAVLMPWLSFLLAVPFFMLLGKFMGWDRGTIGCLILLGGLGNTSFIGLPMIQAYYGEHMLGVGIVADQIGSFLVLSTLGILTAAIFSQGTKVTFSAVIRRIITFPPAIAVVVALLLRSVEYPMWFVDTLEALGATVAVLAMASVGMFFQFEKLQQDLRGPLLAGLSYRLFLAPLIALVVFVLLIGGRGEILQVTIFEAAMPPMVVGGLIAIQHGLNPRLATLMLALGTLASFITLALWYLVTGWV; from the coding sequence ATGAGCAATCTCGCCCTGATTATCATATGTTTTGTCGCTGGCGCTGCTTTACGTCACTTCGGCAAGGTGCCGGACAATGGACCGGGAACACTCAACGCCTTTATTATTCACGTCTCACTGCCTGCCATGGTGCTACTGCAAATACACCGTTTGGAACTGGACACCGCCTTGCTCTTTGCGGTCCTTATGCCCTGGCTATCTTTCCTGCTGGCGGTGCCATTTTTCATGCTCCTGGGGAAATTCATGGGTTGGGACCGCGGCACTATCGGCTGTCTCATCCTTCTGGGGGGACTTGGCAATACTTCCTTTATCGGTCTTCCCATGATTCAGGCTTACTACGGCGAGCACATGCTGGGGGTAGGCATAGTGGCGGACCAAATCGGCAGTTTCCTGGTGCTGTCCACCCTTGGTATTCTTACCGCGGCCATTTTTTCCCAAGGCACAAAGGTAACTTTTTCTGCTGTCATTCGCCGTATTATTACTTTTCCCCCGGCCATAGCGGTTGTCGTGGCACTGTTGCTACGATCGGTGGAGTACCCCATGTGGTTCGTTGATACCCTGGAGGCACTGGGAGCCACCGTCGCTGTGTTGGCCATGGCTTCGGTTGGAATGTTCTTTCAGTTCGAAAAGTTGCAGCAGGATCTCAGGGGGCCGTTGTTAGCCGGGCTCAGTTACCGATTGTTTCTGGCGCCATTGATAGCTTTGGTGGTTTTTGTTCTCCTGATTGGAGGCCGGGGAGAAATTTTGCAGGTTACGATTTTTGAAGCGGCCATGCCTCCCATGGTTGTAGGAGGGCTCATTGCCATTCAGCACGGGCTCAACCCACGCCTGGCAACACTCATGCTGGCCCTTGGAACCCTGGCTTCTTTTATCACATTGGCCCTTTGGTACCTGGTCACCGGTTGGGTATAG